Proteins from one Pontibacter korlensis genomic window:
- a CDS encoding MFS transporter translates to MAEQKERVYGLQFGLLCLSSFLFFSSFNMIIPELPNYLTSLGGEEYKGLIISLFTLTAGLSRPFSGKLADKVGRVPVMVIGSLVCVVAGFLYPLVGTVAAFLLLRFIHGFSTGFTPTGKSAYVADLVPVERRGEAMGLLGLSGSLGMAAGPALGGLIASELPVDVMFYTSSAAAFLSVAVIWHMQETVQNPEKFRLGLLRISRREVLEPRVLAPSLVMLLTSFSFGTILTIIPDFSEYLGIENKGLFFTSFTLSSLAIRFLAGRASDKYGRVAVLYVSTGLLTLSMLVIGAVSSVTGLLLAGVLFGIATGMNSPTIYAWTIDLSHHEHRGRAMATMYIALEVGIGLGALGSGWLYGNQNRNFTMVFWSAAVLSLLAFLYLIFVVRKAEKNNFFTPDL, encoded by the coding sequence ATGGCAGAACAGAAAGAGCGGGTATACGGATTGCAGTTTGGGTTGCTTTGCCTGAGTTCTTTCCTTTTCTTCTCCAGCTTCAATATGATTATTCCGGAGCTGCCCAATTACCTGACCAGCCTGGGCGGAGAGGAATACAAAGGCCTTATCATCTCACTTTTTACATTAACGGCAGGGCTCTCAAGACCATTTAGCGGCAAGCTGGCCGATAAGGTGGGCCGTGTGCCGGTAATGGTAATAGGAAGTTTGGTATGTGTGGTGGCGGGCTTTCTTTATCCCTTGGTAGGTACAGTGGCAGCGTTTCTGCTGCTTCGTTTTATACATGGCTTTTCTACCGGCTTTACGCCAACAGGAAAATCGGCCTACGTAGCCGACCTGGTACCAGTGGAGCGGCGGGGAGAGGCTATGGGCTTGCTTGGGCTTTCCGGAAGTTTAGGAATGGCTGCAGGGCCGGCACTAGGTGGCTTGATTGCCAGCGAGCTCCCTGTGGATGTAATGTTTTACACCTCGTCAGCTGCTGCATTTCTCTCGGTGGCTGTGATCTGGCATATGCAGGAGACGGTTCAAAATCCGGAGAAGTTTCGGCTTGGCCTGCTGCGTATATCACGTAGGGAGGTGTTGGAACCGCGAGTACTGGCTCCTTCGCTTGTCATGCTGCTGACATCCTTTAGCTTCGGCACTATTCTCACCATTATCCCGGACTTTAGCGAATACCTAGGCATAGAAAACAAAGGACTTTTCTTTACCTCATTCACACTTTCCTCGTTGGCAATCCGGTTTTTGGCAGGTCGTGCATCAGACAAGTATGGCCGTGTAGCGGTGCTTTACGTGAGCACCGGTTTGCTGACTTTGTCAATGTTGGTGATAGGGGCGGTATCATCGGTTACGGGGCTGCTGCTTGCCGGGGTGCTGTTTGGAATTGCCACAGGCATGAATTCGCCTACTATCTACGCCTGGACAATAGATCTTAGCCACCACGAGCATCGGGGTAGGGCCATGGCTACGATGTATATTGCTTTGGAGGTTGGTATCGGCTTGGGTGCCCTAGGGTCTGGCTGGCTTTACGGAAATCAAAATAGAAATTTTACAATGGTATTCTGGTCAGCGGCAGTGCTGTCTTTACTGGCTTTTCTCTACCTGATTTTTGTGGTCCGTAAAGCTGAAAAAAATAATTTTTTTACTCCGGATCTGTAA
- a CDS encoding peptidylprolyl isomerase, giving the protein MKLHYTWLLALGTLASCQYLPLQRSTNAVEPSNNKFGDVTLQKIYTLQDERNTSALLPYLSNPHTPYRQQAALAFASVQDTTALPVLQTLLADSVAAVREASAYALGQIGHSRAEAGMIQRLANEQNPEVQAQLLEALGKTGTARAADYLASYTTTNPTAQAGQAWGLYRLGLRQQQNQQVVQKAVNFLAANNIYEVRLAASNFLARTPKLDLTQYRQQLLNAATSDKAPEVRMATAQALAKVRAIDKASFLSNIAQSDPDYRVRLSAVRSMGGLEFQEIKTAVLAALQDQNINTAVATSEFLLSNNAGVPAQTLLGVLPNLLDARVRSNVIWVILKNSQVQNRLYLNPRYKQQYHNARTPYDKAHLLKALSGDFNNHEFIAEQVFLAEEPIIATTGMEALILMRQQPDFPRRLEASFADIFKHAVGSGDVALVGMAAAAIRDPKLNLRSQYSNFEFLTQAQQKLQLPRDMETNIELQKTIDYLNGRRESEGPKNPYTHPIDWELVKTIHTNQQVLLRTEKGSITLQLFVEDAPGSVANFVELTKQGFFNNLYFHRVVPNFVAQGGDKRGDGWGSSDYSIRSEFAPLHYYEGYVGMASAGKDTESNQWFITHSPTPHLDGRYTIFAKVIDGMDVVHRLEVGDKIVDVEVLGLLPTVTSATK; this is encoded by the coding sequence ATGAAACTACACTACACTTGGTTGCTAGCCCTTGGCACGCTTGCCTCCTGCCAATACCTGCCCCTGCAGCGCAGCACTAACGCTGTAGAGCCTTCTAACAATAAGTTTGGAGATGTTACGCTGCAGAAGATCTATACTTTGCAAGACGAGCGTAACACCAGTGCACTGCTACCTTACCTGAGTAACCCACATACCCCTTACCGCCAGCAGGCTGCACTTGCCTTTGCCTCTGTACAGGACACGACAGCACTACCTGTGTTACAAACACTGCTTGCAGACTCTGTAGCAGCTGTGCGCGAGGCTAGTGCCTACGCCTTAGGGCAGATTGGGCACAGCCGCGCCGAAGCAGGGATGATCCAACGTCTGGCCAATGAGCAGAACCCTGAAGTGCAGGCACAGCTACTGGAAGCCCTGGGTAAAACAGGAACGGCCAGAGCTGCCGATTACCTGGCCAGCTACACGACAACAAATCCAACTGCACAGGCTGGGCAGGCTTGGGGTCTGTACCGCTTGGGCCTGAGGCAACAGCAAAACCAGCAGGTAGTACAGAAAGCTGTAAACTTTTTGGCAGCCAACAATATCTATGAAGTACGCCTGGCGGCTTCAAACTTTTTGGCCAGAACACCAAAGCTTGACCTGACACAGTACCGACAGCAGTTGTTAAACGCTGCTACTTCTGATAAGGCACCCGAAGTACGTATGGCCACAGCACAGGCTTTGGCTAAAGTACGCGCTATAGATAAAGCATCATTTCTGTCTAACATTGCCCAGAGCGACCCTGATTACCGGGTGCGTCTGAGTGCAGTGCGCTCCATGGGAGGCTTAGAGTTTCAGGAGATAAAAACTGCTGTCCTAGCCGCTTTGCAGGACCAAAACATCAACACGGCTGTGGCTACCTCAGAGTTTCTTCTCAGTAATAATGCCGGTGTACCAGCCCAAACGCTGCTGGGTGTGCTTCCGAACCTGCTCGATGCGCGCGTGCGAAGCAATGTTATCTGGGTTATCCTGAAAAACAGCCAGGTGCAGAACCGTCTTTACCTCAACCCGCGATACAAACAACAATACCACAACGCCAGAACGCCTTACGATAAGGCGCACCTGTTAAAAGCGCTTTCAGGCGACTTTAACAACCATGAGTTTATTGCAGAACAGGTGTTCCTGGCAGAGGAGCCCATTATTGCTACCACCGGCATGGAGGCCCTGATCCTGATGCGCCAGCAGCCAGATTTCCCAAGAAGGCTGGAGGCGTCTTTTGCCGATATCTTTAAGCATGCCGTTGGCTCCGGCGATGTAGCTCTGGTAGGCATGGCAGCTGCTGCTATACGTGATCCGAAGCTCAACCTGCGAAGCCAGTACAGCAACTTTGAGTTTCTAACCCAGGCACAGCAGAAATTGCAACTGCCCCGCGATATGGAAACCAACATTGAGCTACAGAAAACAATTGACTACCTGAACGGCAGGCGGGAGAGCGAAGGGCCGAAGAACCCGTATACCCACCCGATAGATTGGGAACTGGTAAAAACCATACATACCAACCAGCAGGTATTGCTACGAACTGAAAAAGGAAGTATAACCCTGCAGCTGTTTGTAGAAGATGCTCCAGGCTCTGTTGCCAACTTTGTGGAGCTGACTAAACAGGGATTCTTTAACAACCTGTACTTCCATAGAGTTGTACCTAACTTTGTGGCCCAGGGTGGCGACAAGCGTGGCGATGGCTGGGGCAGCTCAGACTATTCCATCCGCTCCGAATTTGCTCCGCTACACTACTACGAGGGCTATGTGGGCATGGCCTCTGCCGGAAAAGACACAGAAAGCAACCAGTGGTTTATTACCCACTCGCCTACTCCACACCTAGATGGCCGCTATACTATCTTTGCTAAAGTAATAGACGGCATGGACGTGGTACATCGCTTGGAGGTAGGTGATAAAATTGTGGATGTTGAAGTACTGGGATTACTGCCAACTGTAACCAGCGCCACCAAGTAA
- a CDS encoding VOC family protein has protein sequence MKEQWPDELPVAQVRIARPTDKLQEVERFYCEGVGLRKLGSFEDHNGYDGIMIGLPGFPYHLEFTQHEQGSPCPAPSKDNLLVLYIQDKQRISQVVQRLAQMGFPKVEPENPYWKAKAAVTVADPDGWRLVLMPTAGIS, from the coding sequence ATGAAAGAACAATGGCCTGATGAGCTGCCTGTAGCACAGGTGCGGATAGCCCGACCTACTGATAAATTACAGGAAGTGGAGCGGTTTTATTGCGAAGGTGTTGGCTTGAGAAAGCTCGGCAGCTTTGAAGATCACAACGGCTACGATGGTATCATGATAGGCTTGCCTGGTTTTCCGTACCACCTGGAGTTTACACAGCATGAACAAGGTAGCCCCTGCCCTGCTCCATCAAAAGACAACCTGCTGGTGCTTTACATACAAGACAAGCAACGCATCAGCCAAGTGGTGCAACGTCTGGCTCAGATGGGTTTTCCGAAGGTAGAACCCGAAAACCCTTACTGGAAAGCAAAAGCAGCGGTAACAGTTGCAGACCCAGACGGCTGGCGACTTGTGCTGATGCCAACAGCAGGTATAAGCTAA
- a CDS encoding thioredoxin family protein, with the protein MIDPNNMVDTAMATSVITPEHLSQAISYVQYRDMIDKLLAENKTTGTNHSDAMVEYTRMNMHRMRRVEKTVLEDDLIKVLLSVQTKMIWVVLTEAWCGDAAQSLPAIVKIADASPLIDVKLLLRDENPDVMDAYLTNGGRSIPKLIALDANTLEVLGTWGPRPEPAQQLFQEMKDANVPYTEFVEKLHGWYAKDRSRTLQNEFKELICKWSQLTAPADLNIARCS; encoded by the coding sequence ATGATAGACCCGAATAATATGGTAGATACAGCAATGGCAACCTCAGTTATAACTCCCGAGCATCTTTCGCAAGCTATCTCGTACGTTCAGTACCGCGACATGATAGACAAGCTATTGGCCGAGAACAAGACCACTGGCACTAACCACTCTGATGCAATGGTGGAGTATACCCGAATGAACATGCACCGTATGCGTCGAGTAGAGAAAACTGTGCTGGAAGACGACCTCATTAAGGTGCTTTTAAGCGTGCAGACAAAAATGATTTGGGTAGTACTGACAGAAGCCTGGTGTGGTGATGCAGCCCAAAGTTTGCCAGCAATTGTAAAAATTGCCGACGCCTCACCTCTTATTGATGTAAAACTGCTGCTTCGTGATGAGAACCCTGATGTTATGGATGCATACCTGACCAATGGTGGACGTTCTATACCTAAGCTTATTGCGCTGGATGCAAACACGTTGGAAGTACTTGGTACCTGGGGGCCAAGACCAGAGCCTGCTCAGCAATTGTTCCAGGAAATGAAGGATGCTAATGTACCTTACACAGAGTTTGTAGAGAAGCTACATGGCTGGTATGCAAAAGACCGCAGCCGTACACTACAAAATGAGTTTAAAGAGCTAATCTGCAAGTGGTCTCAATTGACAGCTCCTGCAGACTTAAATATTGCACGTTGCTCTTAA
- a CDS encoding NAD-dependent epimerase/dehydratase family protein, which yields MATNTFRFLVLGGTGSIGYAFTQELLQHQEQATLLVRNKQKAQKLFGQQPTLQLIEGDAQDGELLKRLGAEATHIFHGVNYPYEKWQNNMERVTQNVIEAAAINKSTIFFPGNIYNFGLIDVITELTPPKPSTKKGAIRVRLEQMLRQAAEQGKCRVINLRMPDFWGPNVMNEGIAPVFKGALEGKAMPWLYRNDIPHQLVYTPDAAKAFYELAKLQPQEPYVEYNYAGEVVPSIKQWQAQVAEVAGTEAKYKLYPGWLFKAMGLFSPGMREISEMGYLWKNTILLNDDKLRQALPNLEHTPMQQAIAETLEWHRRSWRVGELRSEV from the coding sequence ATGGCTACGAACACCTTCAGATTTTTAGTACTCGGCGGAACAGGCAGCATCGGGTACGCCTTTACCCAAGAACTATTGCAGCACCAGGAGCAGGCAACGCTACTGGTACGTAACAAGCAGAAGGCACAAAAGTTATTTGGGCAGCAGCCAACGTTACAGCTAATAGAAGGAGATGCACAAGACGGTGAACTGCTGAAGCGCTTAGGAGCAGAAGCAACGCACATCTTCCATGGGGTTAATTACCCTTACGAGAAGTGGCAAAATAATATGGAGCGTGTAACGCAAAACGTTATTGAGGCCGCAGCCATAAACAAATCTACCATTTTTTTCCCAGGAAACATATACAATTTTGGATTAATTGATGTCATCACAGAACTAACACCCCCTAAACCTAGCACGAAGAAAGGAGCCATACGGGTAAGACTGGAGCAAATGCTACGGCAGGCTGCAGAGCAGGGCAAGTGCCGTGTGATAAACCTGCGCATGCCTGATTTTTGGGGTCCAAATGTAATGAATGAAGGTATAGCGCCTGTTTTTAAAGGAGCCTTAGAGGGCAAAGCTATGCCTTGGCTCTATAGAAACGATATTCCCCACCAGTTGGTGTACACACCTGATGCCGCCAAAGCCTTCTATGAGCTGGCAAAGCTACAGCCCCAGGAGCCTTATGTAGAATATAACTATGCCGGGGAGGTAGTCCCGAGTATAAAACAATGGCAGGCACAAGTTGCCGAGGTAGCAGGTACCGAGGCCAAGTATAAGCTCTATCCGGGATGGCTTTTTAAGGCAATGGGACTGTTCTCTCCGGGCATGCGCGAAATCAGTGAGATGGGATATCTGTGGAAGAATACGATCCTGCTGAACGATGATAAACTCCGCCAGGCCCTGCCCAACTTAGAGCACACGCCAATGCAGCAGGCGATAGCAGAAACGCTGGAATGGCATAGGAGAAGTTGGAGAGTTGGAGAGTTACGAAGTGAAGTATAA
- a CDS encoding DUF1684 domain-containing protein, translating to MKSLFITAALTGIILTSCSQTQTKDEAETQAVTSAFEVDSAYVASISQWHAERLENLQKEDSWLALVGLYWLEPGENTFGSAAGNSIVFPEGKVTAQAGRFVLDGGEVKLQVNTGADITLDGKQVQKEVVVHTSAMEHAPEMRHGALKWVVIKRGDKYAVRLWDAESEARKTFEGIERYPVQAEWRLEARLEQNPLPKQIAIINVLGQTSQEPSPGAVVFTLNGQQYRLDALEEGKELFIIFADQTNGTETYGSGRYLYMPKPDASGKTVIDFNKAYTPPCAFTGYATCPLPPKQNFLPIAVTAGEKSTLESVEVKRLGN from the coding sequence ATGAAATCTCTTTTTATCACTGCCGCACTAACCGGAATCATACTTACTTCCTGCTCTCAAACCCAGACTAAGGATGAAGCAGAAACCCAGGCTGTAACCTCAGCCTTTGAGGTCGATTCAGCATATGTGGCAAGTATAAGCCAATGGCATGCAGAGCGATTAGAAAACCTGCAGAAAGAAGATAGCTGGCTTGCTCTGGTAGGGTTGTATTGGCTGGAGCCGGGCGAGAACACGTTCGGTAGTGCAGCAGGTAACAGCATCGTGTTTCCTGAGGGGAAAGTTACTGCACAGGCTGGTCGTTTTGTTCTTGATGGAGGCGAAGTGAAGTTGCAGGTAAACACAGGTGCTGATATTACGCTGGATGGTAAGCAAGTGCAAAAGGAGGTTGTAGTACATACTTCTGCTATGGAGCACGCTCCTGAGATGCGCCATGGAGCTTTGAAGTGGGTTGTGATCAAGCGCGGAGATAAGTATGCTGTAAGGCTGTGGGATGCAGAGAGCGAAGCACGTAAGACGTTTGAGGGCATCGAACGATACCCAGTACAGGCTGAGTGGCGGTTGGAAGCAAGGCTAGAGCAAAATCCGCTGCCAAAGCAGATCGCTATTATAAATGTGCTGGGGCAAACTTCGCAGGAGCCTTCGCCGGGAGCTGTGGTGTTTACGCTCAATGGGCAGCAATACCGTTTAGATGCTCTGGAAGAGGGCAAGGAGCTGTTCATCATCTTCGCCGACCAAACCAATGGCACCGAAACTTACGGTTCTGGCCGTTACTTATACATGCCTAAGCCCGATGCCAGTGGCAAAACAGTGATAGACTTTAATAAGGCTTACACCCCGCCTTGCGCCTTTACCGGCTATGCTACCTGCCCACTGCCACCTAAGCAAAACTTCTTGCCAATAGCCGTTACTGCAGGCGAAAAAAGCACACTAGAAAGTGTTGAAGTTAAAAGGCTAGGAAATTAG
- a CDS encoding AraC family transcriptional regulator, with protein MSKIQKPYLYLMTQEAHSLSAPSVGLLLHVLRQQGQDVGAICQQVGLDMQVVQDVNARISVAMVQDLWDAAIAATSDPDLALHVAEIINPTSMGTIAYVMMNAATLHESLLKLCKYQDIVCGAIQTSLEVQGQQAFIKLQVVSPVLENPRNALDSELVIYKNAFSALVGQPVLFNQVLFAYPRPASIKEHERVFSGAELIFDAKSSGLVFDASYLELPIVTANPELNQLFEKYAEEYLQRLREPKTVRERVQREIAQLLKGEEPSINLVSRSLAMSVRSLQSRLKEEGVTYQALLDEVRKEIAIKHLQDNQQTITDIAYLLGFAEPSVFSRSFKRWTGMPPAAYRQRMAVA; from the coding sequence ATGTCAAAAATACAGAAACCATACTTGTATCTGATGACACAGGAAGCTCATTCTCTTAGTGCACCGTCGGTGGGGCTGCTTTTGCATGTGCTGCGCCAACAAGGGCAGGATGTGGGGGCTATTTGCCAGCAGGTGGGGCTCGATATGCAGGTGGTGCAGGATGTAAATGCCCGTATCTCGGTAGCAATGGTGCAGGACCTTTGGGATGCCGCTATAGCCGCCACAAGTGATCCTGATCTGGCGTTGCATGTGGCCGAAATCATTAATCCCACTTCCATGGGTACAATCGCATACGTGATGATGAATGCTGCTACGCTGCACGAGTCGCTGCTGAAGCTGTGCAAGTATCAGGATATTGTATGCGGAGCTATCCAGACGAGCCTGGAGGTACAGGGGCAGCAGGCTTTTATAAAGCTGCAAGTGGTAAGTCCGGTGCTGGAGAACCCGCGAAATGCACTGGATTCGGAGCTGGTTATTTATAAAAATGCCTTTTCGGCACTCGTGGGGCAGCCAGTTTTGTTTAATCAGGTGCTATTCGCTTATCCACGCCCCGCCAGTATAAAGGAGCATGAGCGGGTGTTTTCAGGAGCTGAGCTGATTTTTGATGCTAAAAGCAGTGGCTTAGTGTTTGATGCTTCTTACCTGGAGTTGCCCATAGTAACAGCTAACCCAGAGCTAAACCAGTTGTTTGAGAAGTATGCTGAAGAGTATCTGCAACGGCTGCGGGAACCAAAGACGGTACGGGAGCGGGTACAGCGCGAGATTGCCCAACTGCTAAAAGGAGAGGAGCCAAGTATAAACCTGGTGTCGAGGAGCTTGGCTATGAGCGTGCGCAGTCTGCAAAGCAGATTAAAAGAAGAAGGCGTTACTTACCAGGCACTGCTGGATGAGGTTCGGAAAGAAATAGCCATAAAGCACCTGCAAGATAACCAGCAAACAATAACAGATATTGCTTACCTGCTAGGCTTTGCAGAACCAAGCGTATTTTCACGCTCCTTTAAGAGGTGGACCGGCATGCCTCCGGCTGCTTACCGGCAGCGTATGGCAGTGGCCTAA
- a CDS encoding DUF6334 family protein: MDNTADFELLVGKEVTQAFALHDLEYGWLQRVIFQVDGMQLLVSVNPDTDEIAAFILPEIDFLALEQQFSFTQISNQRKRISRIWRMTNQLGYEDGLQLEFDDMEGTNVQLLAEASQLKFTIFRRYTW; encoded by the coding sequence ATGGATAACACAGCAGATTTTGAGCTTTTAGTTGGCAAGGAAGTAACGCAGGCTTTTGCGCTGCATGACCTGGAGTATGGTTGGCTACAAAGGGTAATATTCCAGGTAGACGGCATGCAACTGCTTGTTTCGGTAAACCCAGACACCGACGAAATAGCCGCTTTTATACTTCCTGAGATAGATTTTTTAGCACTAGAGCAACAGTTCAGCTTTACACAGATCTCAAACCAGCGCAAAAGGATCAGCCGGATTTGGCGCATGACCAACCAGCTTGGCTACGAAGACGGACTGCAACTGGAGTTCGATGATATGGAGGGAACAAATGTGCAGCTGCTCGCGGAGGCCTCGCAGTTAAAGTTTACGATTTTTCGAAGATATACATGGTAG
- a CDS encoding glycoside hydrolase family 5 protein, with product MIKSSVKTALLCLLLLVSGVSLAQKASKLSLVSVKGNQFVTEDGKVIVFRGLDTSDPDKLHREGRWNKAYFEAMKSWGANLVRFPVHPDAWRRQGKDNYMKLLDQGVQWANELGMYVNIDWHSIGNLCSEMYQSEGYETTRKETFEFWRTMSSHYKDNTTVAFFELFNEPTVMGGQIGTCSWEDWKKLNEEMITIVRANGSKAIPLVAGFNWAYDLTPIATAPINAEGIAYVSHPYPMKREKPWEPKWTADWGFAAKKYPIMLSEIGFCGPDEKGAHVPVISDESYGEAITKYADDNGISYSVWVFDPQWSPMLISDWNFTPTRQGRFFKKALQKYKH from the coding sequence ATGATAAAATCTTCTGTAAAGACGGCACTTCTGTGCCTTCTGCTCCTGGTTAGCGGCGTATCGCTAGCTCAAAAAGCTTCTAAACTAAGCCTGGTAAGCGTAAAAGGAAACCAATTTGTAACGGAAGACGGAAAAGTGATCGTGTTCCGGGGACTAGACACAAGCGACCCTGATAAACTGCACCGCGAGGGGCGCTGGAACAAAGCATATTTTGAGGCCATGAAAAGTTGGGGAGCTAACCTTGTAAGGTTTCCGGTGCACCCGGATGCCTGGCGCAGACAAGGCAAGGACAACTACATGAAGCTGCTGGACCAGGGCGTGCAGTGGGCCAATGAGTTGGGAATGTATGTTAACATAGACTGGCACAGTATCGGCAACCTATGTTCGGAAATGTACCAGAGCGAGGGCTACGAAACTACACGAAAAGAGACTTTCGAGTTCTGGCGCACCATGTCCAGCCACTACAAAGACAACACTACTGTAGCCTTCTTTGAGCTTTTTAACGAGCCTACGGTGATGGGTGGCCAGATAGGCACTTGCAGCTGGGAAGACTGGAAGAAGCTGAATGAAGAGATGATCACAATTGTAAGGGCTAACGGCTCAAAAGCAATACCGCTGGTAGCTGGCTTTAACTGGGCCTACGACCTTACTCCTATAGCCACTGCCCCCATAAATGCTGAAGGCATAGCGTACGTAAGCCACCCTTACCCTATGAAGCGGGAAAAGCCGTGGGAGCCAAAATGGACCGCAGATTGGGGCTTTGCAGCTAAGAAGTACCCCATCATGCTATCAGAGATCGGTTTCTGTGGCCCTGACGAAAAGGGAGCCCACGTACCGGTAATCAGCGACGAGTCTTATGGTGAGGCTATAACCAAGTATGCAGATGACAATGGTATTTCCTACTCTGTTTGGGTATTTGACCCGCAGTGGTCGCCTATGCTGATAAGTGACTGGAATTTTACGCCTACCCGCCAAGGCCGGTTCTTTAAAAAGGCTCTGCAGAAGTATAAGCACTAA
- a CDS encoding ABC transporter ATP-binding protein: MIEVKNIEKAYSGKVVVNIPELTIAAGEAVGLVGNNGAGKTTLFRMILDLIRPSKGEVYSKGVNVAQTEEWKEYTGSHLDEGFLIDYLTAEEYFKFIGDLHGLSDGDLTERLLPFMDLFNDEILKQRKYIRDFSKGNQKKIGVAAAALSNPELLILDEPFANLDPSSQIRLKNLLRHLREQKRMTMLISSHDLSHVIEVCERIMILEKGQLVQDMQTNENTLRELETYFTV; the protein is encoded by the coding sequence ATGATAGAGGTAAAAAACATTGAGAAAGCGTACAGCGGCAAAGTTGTGGTAAATATACCGGAGCTGACAATTGCGGCAGGTGAGGCGGTAGGACTGGTAGGCAACAACGGTGCGGGCAAAACGACGCTCTTCCGAATGATCCTGGACCTGATACGCCCGAGCAAAGGTGAAGTATACTCTAAAGGCGTTAATGTGGCGCAAACCGAGGAGTGGAAAGAATATACAGGATCACATCTGGATGAAGGTTTCCTGATCGATTACCTGACCGCTGAGGAGTACTTTAAGTTTATAGGTGATCTGCACGGTTTGTCTGACGGTGACTTAACAGAGCGCTTGCTGCCTTTCATGGACTTGTTCAATGATGAGATCCTGAAACAGCGCAAGTACATCCGCGACTTCTCCAAGGGTAACCAGAAGAAGATCGGGGTTGCCGCTGCCGCACTCTCTAACCCTGAGCTGCTGATTCTGGACGAGCCTTTCGCCAACCTGGACCCTAGCTCGCAAATCCGTTTGAAGAACCTGCTGCGTCACCTGCGAGAGCAGAAACGCATGACTATGCTCATTTCCAGCCACGACCTGAGCCATGTGATTGAAGTGTGCGAGCGCATCATGATCCTGGAGAAAGGCCAACTGGTGCAGGACATGCAAACAAACGAGAACACGCTACGCGAGCTAGAGACTTATTTTACAGTATAA